One Arachis hypogaea cultivar Tifrunner chromosome 18, arahy.Tifrunner.gnm2.J5K5, whole genome shotgun sequence genomic window, GATTCTTGGACTCCAAACAGATGGTTTGCCGGTGACTGGATCAACCGATCATAGTACAAGTGGGTTAGAAAACGAGTGCTTGGCCCAATTTGGTGTTGCTCCTGGGCCAAACGACCACAAAGGAAGCGGAATCAAGCTGGCATGGTTTCGCACTCTAAAGCGGCGCCAACATTTGACTGATCAAGTAAGTAAGGAAATTTATGTGAAATGTCACATAATGTGTCTATTCGATACGATGTTATTTAGTGACAAATCTGGAATCTCTGTGCACTGGAAGTATTTACCGTTGCTTCGTGACTTTTCTCAAATTCATAAGTTTAGTTGGGGTTCTGCTTGACACAAGCACATGTATCGATCATTATGTCTGGCATCGAGATATGATTGCAAGGACATGGATGGTCCTCTGGCGTTGCTCCTTGTGTGGGCCTGGATACGAATGCGACAATAGGGCCTCTGCCGGTGGATACCAGCTGAGCGCTGATTTGACATAATTTTCTGAGTTGCATATTCAGAGAATAGTTGTCCTGCACTTATACGAGCCTCAACCTCAGATCTCTTCCTTGTGAACAACGCATTTAGCCTGTAAAAAGTTGCCTTAACAAAGGCTGTGACTGGAAGATTGCATGCCCCTTTCAGTGCTCCATTAATGCACTCCACTAGGTTAGTTTTCATATGACCCCAACAATGTCCACCATCATATGCCAAGGCATATTGCTGTCGAGGTATCCGGTCTAACCACTGCTTGTAAGCCTCCCCCCGCTCACATAATCTCTGGTAACGCATATCGAATTCACGCATTGTTCTAGAATAGCCAATGTTGACAATTAGCCTCTGCAGGAGTGGTGCCTTGAAACTCCTCAAAAAGTTGGATGCTATATGTCGGATGCAAAACATGTGAATAGCTCTCGGATATTCCCATGCTCCATTACTACGACCCACAGCTGAGATGATTGACTCGTGTCGATCAGAGATAAGGGAAACACCATCCCGATTAACTACATGTGTTCGCAAATGGCTAAGAAAAAAGTACCAAGCATTGGCAGTCTCACCTTCGACTATGGCAAATGCAAGAGGCACGATATTTCCATTGCCATCTTGTGATACTGCAACTAAAAGAGCTCCTTTATACTTTTCATACAAATGTGTGCCGTCAATCTGAACTACTGGCTTGCAACTTCTGAATGCTTTAATGCATGGGTAGAAAGCCCAGAAGACTCGTGTCAGAATCCGGAGATCTTCAACTAACTCACCCCCTCGGTAGCCATATGCAGTTTTATACTCATCAGCTGCTGATGGTTCTTTTGCAACCATTGCTTCAAACCATGTGGGCAAAGCTTCATATGAAGATTCCCACCCACCAAATATTTTCTCCACTGCCTTTTGCTTGGCCAACCATGCTTTGCGATAACTTATCGTGTAGTTGAACTTCAATTGCACTTCAGCAATGACAAATTTCACCTTTATGGACGGGTCAGCTTCAACTAATGGCTTTATCGCTTCTGCAATTGTATCAGAGTCCAGTTTAGCATGATCTTGAGATATGGTACTTCTGGTGCACGTGTGACTACCATTGTACCTCCTTATCGCCCAACAATACTATCTTTTCATAAGACTAACTCTGATAAGCCAATGACAACTTGTTCCGTACTGTACGCATTTAGCATAGAATGTTGTTGGTTCTGATTCATATACCCTATAATCAACTCCTCTTCGAATGGTATACTCTTTAACTGATGCAATAACAGCCTCTCTAGAGTTAAACTCTATTCCAACGACAAATTCACCGGCAGCTACAACTGCTGGGGCTACaccaataacaaaacaaaaataaatctaaataatattctattattaataataatgatgacaacaataaatagtaataacaatttaaaaaataaaaataatactaacataaaagcaaaacaaataataatattactaatattaaaaaagtgaataacaacaacaacaaaattacCTGTATTGACATATTCAGAAAATTCTGGTGCATGCATGGCATCAAGATTCAAAGCATGCATAAAAGATGGCTATCCATAGGGATGTTGTCCGGTTAGTGCATTTGCAACATCAGCCACATCTCTTTCAACCATTATCTCATCTTCCTCTACATCTTCAGTTGGACCAACAACTTCATAATTACCTTCAAACTCTTCATCGCTTTCAGTATTATAACCCACCCAGTCTGTGTTGGGTTCTGGAAAGTCAACATCAATGATTTCTTCGAgctcaacatacaactcgataAGTGAGGCCTGTGCTCTAGTTTGATGATAGGTAAAAAACATTCTTTGCATACTAGCTTCATCTGTCACATGCATTATTTGAAATTGGCCGAAACCACCAAATACTAGCATAGGCTGCCTATACAGAATATTTATGACTCTTTTTTGCACTTGATGATCTACACTTTGAGAAAGTATACTCTTAAGTCATTCATATGTTATTGAAAGAGGAACAACAATAACAAATGGATTCTCACATAAAAAACTCACACCTTCATGTGTATGAGATAAAATCTGaccattataatatatttttaaactaatataacCCTCCATTTTATACACTCATCACACTCACTCACGATTTTTTTCACCCTCTCAAACTGAGAACATTTTGTAGAACAAAGCTCTCATTACTTCACTTAAACTTTAGTCTCATACTCCATTTTTACGTTTTAACACAATCCAGAACTTCTTTTAtagttacttttatatttttttattccccCAGCacaaaacgtcactgacgttttCACAAAACGTCACTAACGTTTTTACTTTTTTAGCAATACGTCAACGACGTTTTgaccaaaaaataatttaaaaatatattttccagcAAAATGTCACTGACGTTTTTCTTTGtgacaattaaaaaataaataaatatatatacaatacGTCGCTGACGTTTTgcctataataaaataaaaaaaatttcacataGCACGTTGCTGATGTTTTCTTCatgcaaaatttcaaaaaaaaaatttattcaatccGTCGACACCgttttgctttgtttatttaaaaaaaaaattcaccctCCCACAAAACATTAAAGACGTTttgtttctttcaaaaaattGAAGCAGGCCCATAGCAGAGTAATATACAATACCAATCAAATATCATTGAATAACACACATTAGTTTATAATATACAAAAAGTGAGCCTAGGAATCGCCACCATCCTTTATCATCTACCTAAAACGGATATAGTATCCCCACTACTAAACAACTACTCTAAAACTGTGGATCCTGACTCTGATTATGCTGTAGTCACATCGCGTCAAAAGTCACAAAAACTCATAGCAAATTTTAAGAGTGGGGGGACAAAAATatgtataattaaataaattttgttgaacattgttaattatattaaaaatataataaagatatgaaaattacaaaaaaattagtgaacactttcattcttaaaatactatttattatatataatttataataaatatttttatttctaaaaattaaatttaaaatattttaattaaattatagataatttGTCATCCTaactaattttacttttatttatttttacacaattcaataataaaaaaactgaATCAATTGGTATGTTAACACCTATTAATatactagtatttataatttgaaactaaaattatatataaataccaaaaaaaacCAAGTCTATATATGAAAAGTATGTTTATCTCaaataataaaaacttaatttacaattatttttctctctttctctttaaaataattaaatttgtttatatattttttaatttaattttaatatactgtcatattaaaaattttatgtatctatttaattatgtattgtaattaaaaaaaatatcttttatatttattatataaataataaataattatctaaaaaaataaatataattaaatgactgtataaaaaaatatacatatttttaatatatcaaaattaacttctATGCTTTTAAACAATTGTTCTATTACTcattataattttcaaatattaattatcTTCCATTCAATTAGGaaatttatttgttataatatttataacaTAAAACACTTTCTAATTCAAAATAATTGTTACAAGTAAGAttatttaagagataaaattaaaaaatcttatataattttaaaacaaagaatataattaatagatagatactattcttttttattttaattaattttttaagacaaaaaaatattgataattttACTTATATTCATAAAACTGAGATTTAATTTAGTGGTTAACtaattgattaattttaaaaattatattatcattgttcattaatttgttttattgagttcatttatttacttattttcaattttaatattaaatcaaatttaataaaattaatattgttacatattaaatttaataaaaaaattatttttaacataaatcTAAAAacaaattttgtaaatttttatggagacaaatatatatattatataattttttaatttagtgggGACAAGTGCCCGTACTCTATACATCGGTCCGTCCCTCGTAGTAGAACGCGCATTCACCACTGGGTTTTGTCGCGACAGCTTAGTATGTGTTGAAGGTATTCACTTTAAGCACCATAGAATTAGTTAAAATCGCCTATTTCCTCTATTATTTAGAAACCGtatatcttttctattatttaaaaccGTCAATCTTCCCTATTATTTGAAacattctatttttaaaaatttggtctaatttaaattattaatatttttattatttttaaaaattatatttttatatttataatatacatATCTCATTTACAATAAGATAATTATaaacgtatctcgtttacagtataaacgagatatacagTATAAATGAGATAAGACTGCAAGACATATTTtcgtaataatttttataattatttatttcaataaataaaatatttatttaatttatttaaattaaaaatcctaCAAACTTCCtcactatttttctttcttttttacttttgtttctctttttcatcCAATTTTTATTCCCTTTTCTCCttcattcttttttattcttgttcttcatttttttcatgttttaatttttttattttttatttgttcaaattattttatctgtttatgtaaaaattttgattattttcatgtcataaaaagaaaaaaaaataaagtaaatgatGAACGATGGAAAAAAATGTGAGTAGAGGCGAGTGTCCATCTCCGTACATGCCAAAAGAATTTTTTCAATTGGAACTTGTTTTTAATTCCATTAGTCATAATGTATAcctaaattgaaaataaatcacGAGACAACTGTTTTATTTTCGAAACAATATAACTCACTTTAAATTTGCAAAACCGTGAccaactttaatttatattatagtaGTTCAGGGTAGGAATCGCCATCATTTTTTATCATCTATCTAAAATAAATTCATTATCCCCACTATCAAAAATTACTCTAAAATGGTGGATTCCAACTCTGACTATGCTTGCAGTCACATAGAACCAAAAGTCTCAGAAACTAATATGGTAGGACACGCGTCCACCATTGCATTTTGTCACAACAGTTCAATATGTGTTGAAGATATTCACTTTAAGcactatataattatttttttttatagaagcaTCGTATTCATATTATACATAGGAATGTCAATGAAGTTTCGTAAAAGTGCATATCCATAGTTCACTCTATTTTCATTAAGAAAAAATGGTTGTTATCTCCTTTTTATTTTCGTCACAAGTTTTAATTTACTGGTTTTTGTAAAAGTGAATCATTGTAGGTATATGtagatattaatttaaaaaattaacttttaaaaaaaatacaacataATCCAACATAGTATAACgtaaaagataaatattcataatttatttattaaaaaactcAACATAAAGTTAAAATACAACATAAAGATTCATGTATATTATTTCaaggtcaaaatttttcaaacataTCAGATTATTTATGTATTGTTTATCAcacttttttataataatattatctagATCTCACattaacaaaatcaataataactaaaattctaattttaaattttatataaataaagtaaaagattattttgtattttatgttaTAAGAATTTAGCAAATGTCCGAGGTATAGAAGTAAATCTCCATTTATGTGAAAACTTAAAaggtctttttttttattctagtaACAAATAATTCCCAAATACTTATTCTAGTAATTTTTTGCCATCTTTACTTATGTGCACACCGAGTTCATTTTtctcactatttttttttttctctttttcatcatttttttatcCCTTTTCCTCCttcgttattttttatttttttatattttaatttttttattttatatttgtgcaAGTCTGTTTATCTGTTTGTGTAAAAATTTTGGTTATTTTcataagttataaaaaaaataacaaaagaaataagtgatgaatgatgaaaaaaaaatatgtgaGTAGGTATAGGTTTCCATCTCCATACATTCCAAAAGAACTTTCAATTGCAGTTTGTTTTCAATTCCATCAATCATAATTTACACCCAAATTGAGAATAAATTACGAGACAATTATTTCATTTTTGGGAACAATAAAACTTGCTTTGAATTTGCAAAACTGTGATCGACTTTAATTCATATTATAATAGTTCAGGATAATAATTATTACCATTCTTTATATATTGTTTACATCCTCTTTCTATCCTCAATCTCGTTCTTAATATTATTAGAGATCATCGGTTTCTGCTTTTTTGTGCATAACCAGAAATCACAATACATTTTTGGTTGACAAATTGAACAAGGACCAAGTGACAAAATTATAACACGTAAGTTTTATTATGCTGATTTTAAAACTACAGCATTTCAgctgatttttcttttattttaactgATTTAAAACACACAGATCATtaagaacttgaaaaaaaaaagcatataatCATAACAAAACCAAAAGAGGCATGTATAatcttgaaacaaaaaaaaataatcagtAGAAGCTAGAAAAACTCATATTAACAAGCTCACATGTTAAATCAAGAGTACGAAACTTTCCACTTAAAGTGAGGTTCAAAATCACATGTGATTGTAGCTAAAGAGTAAAAACTATTTCATTTGGTAATTTTACCCTTTTTTTAATCCAAGATCGTCATAAACCTACTCACAGAACTAGGGAGAACAAAAAAGATTCTCCCTATTCAAAATCTATCTGCATGCAAGAATCTACATGACATACACAAACAAGATAAATGTTAAAGAAGAAACCGCAATGTCCTATATGATGAACCGTTGTAAATAAGAATGTGCACTATCAGAAGAGCAGAGAAAGAAGATTTCTTATACAAAAACCTACTCTAAAAGCTACCTGATACACATAAACAAGATGAAGCTAGAGAAAAAGAAACTCGGGACATTGAGCGGCATAATCTAAAGAGTAAAGAGTCttcaagaaaaaatcaaaaaaattacctgtaaccaaagaaaattaaataaaatatttaaaaaataaaactcattttaaattgtttaaattatactaaacaaaataaacaattttaaatgaCTTTTTTGCAATGATGaaaccaaaaataatattttatattgggCCGATTTTGGTGATATTCAACTCGGTGGCCTTAACTGATGAAGAACGCGGGATGGTGGACCAAGGTTTCTCACAAAAAACGAAAACTGGCGTTGGCATCATGCAGGCAACGAGAAGCTAAGATAGTGATACAGTTCGTAAGGGCTAGGGAAAAGCACCTGGCGCTAGCATCACTCAGGCTTTGGCACGCGCCGCTGGCATCACGCAGGTTTTGCCACGCGTCACTTGGCCAGCTAGGACCCTGCTTCTCCTACAACCAAGCTTCTCATGAGCTACGAGAAGTGCTTTATGAAAACACGTGTGGGCCATACATAATGATTGTAGCTGTTTTCCATCCTGGTAAACTGTGTATATATCCCTCATTCTCGCAATTATGATTTGTTAATAAGAGGAAGaacaataaatttaataatagttTACGGTAAAAATCATCCACACCTGTTGATATTGCGTTTTCAGAAGTATGAAACGTATGCATGTCATTTATTTACATGTGAGTGTCAGAGCCACGAGAGTTGTATCTATATGATCTGTAGCGGTGCCACAAATGAAGAATAGTTGCCAGCAATTGAAGAAGATAAATGTATTTAAAGTTGGTCATGATGATTTATTAATTATAGGGtggaaataaatttaataataatttgccTTGAAAACCACCAAACCTGTTCTTGTTGCGTGGGCAGTAGTACGGATATATGTGTCATTTGTTTGTGTGTGGGTATCAGAGTCGTATGAAAGCTGCGTCAGTGTGATCAGAAGTAGGGTCATGAATGAAGAGTAGTTGTCAATAACTGAAAAAGATAAATGCATTTAAAGTTGGTCATTATGATGTAGTAATTAGAGGGGtggaaataaatttaataatagttTGCGTTGAAAACCACCAAATCTGTTCATGTTACGTGGTCGGTAGTATGAAATGTATGTGTGTCCTTTGTTTGCATATGGGTATTAGAGGCACACAGGAGTTGTGTTAGTGTGATCAATAGTAGGGTCATGAATGAAGAGTAGTTGTCAATAACCAGAGACGATAAATGAATTTGCAGTCAAAACCACCTACACCAGTTGATGTTGCGTTGTCAGGAGAATGGAATATGTAAGTGTCCTTTGTTTACATATGAGTATTAGAGTTGCATACGAGCAGTATCAGTATGATCGGTAGTGGACCTTGAATAAAGAGTAGTTGTTAACAACCAAAGAAGataaatgaatttaaagttggTCATTATGGTTTGTTAATTAGATGgcgaaattaaatttaataatagttTGTGATGAAAACCACCCACACCTGTTGATCTTGCGTTGTCGAGAGAATAGAATGTATGCATGTCCTTCATTTACGTGTGAGTATCAGAGCCGCATAGGAGCATTATAATCAGTAGCGAGGCCACAAATGAAGAGTAGTAGTTGTCAGTAATCAAAGAAGATCAATGGATTTAATGTTGGTCATTATAATTTGTTAATTTAGAGGGAcagaaataaatttaataatagttCTGTTGATCTTACATTGTCGAAAGTATAGAATGTATGTGTGTCTTGTATTTACGGGTGAGTATACGAGCCACATGAGAGCTATGTCAATATGATTAGTAGTGATACTTGGTTGTCGTCTGTGCTACCTTGGTTTCGTCATCCCTGAAGTTTTCCTCCCTCCCATGCTTACTGGTGTTGTAACTGAAAAAGcaagagagaagaagatgaaagggCGAAGAAGATGA contains:
- the LOC112770441 gene encoding uncharacterized protein, which gives rise to MHAPEFSEYVNTAPAVVAAGEFVVGIEFNSREAVIASVKEYTIRRGVDYRYCWAIRRYNGSHTCTRSTISQDHAKLDSDTIAEAIKPLVEADPSIKVKFVIAEVQLKFNYTISYRKAWLAKQKAVEKIFGGWESSYEALPTWFEAMVAKEPSAADEYKTAYGYRGGELVEDLRILTRVFWAFYPCIKAFRSCKPVVQIDGTHLYEKYKGALLVAVSQDGNGNIVPLAFAIVEGETANAWYFFLSHLRTHVVNRDGVSLISDRHESIISAVGRSNGAWEYPRAIHMFCIRHIASNFLRSFKAPLLQRLIVNIGYSRTMREFDMRYQRLCERGEAYKQWLDRIPRQQYALAYDGGHCWGHMKTNLVECINGALKGACNLPVTAFVKATFYRLNALFTRKRSEVEARISAGQLFSEYATQKIMSNQRSAGIHRQRPYCRIRIQAHTRSNARGPSMSLQSYLDARHNDRYMCLCQAEPQLNL